The genomic region GTACCCCACTCCCACTTGTCTAATCCTGATGATTTGGAAGTGGAAAACCCCGAGCGCTTAAAGCGGGTGGATAACCCCTTACTTCGAACAGGATACTTGGTCCTCTTCGGCATTGCCCTTCACAACCTTCCGGAAGGTCTGGCCATTGGTGCGGGGCTGGAATCCAGTCCGGAACTGGGACTTGCCATTGCCGTAGCCATCGCCCTCCATAATATTCCCGAGGGGTTGGCCATTGCAGGCCCGTTAAAATCCGGAGGGGTAACCACGGGAAAGCTCTTACTGTTTACTCTGCTAGCAGGACTGATGACGCCTCTCGGGGCAGGGATCGGACTGTTGATATTTAATATCTCCCCGGTTTTGGTGGGGGGATCCTTAGCTTTTGCGGCGGGAGCCATGGTCTATATCGTCAATGACGAGCTGATTCCCCAGGGGCATAAAATGCACAGTCATTTATCCAATGCGGGAATTATTGCCGGGCTATTGATTGCCTTTGGGTTATTGTAACTCCATAAAAAAACCGACTGGACATGTGTCCTAGTCGGTTTTTAGCTGCGCCCGTTCATTAAAAAAACTTTTGTAGCCCAGCTGTACAAAGAGAATGACCGTCAGGGAAACACTTCCTACGATCCCCAGCATAATCGCAATTTGATAGGCGATGGCGGTGACCGGGGATACCCCGGACAAAATTTGCCCTGTCATCATACCGGGAAGAAACACAATCCCCATTCCCACCATGGAATTGATGGTGGGGAGTATGGCGGCGTCAAAGGCGCTGTCCACCACTTCCTTCGCCGCCTCCTTGGGGGTAGCCCCAAGCATTAAGGCGGATTCCACCAGGGTTTTTTGGTCCTTCATCCCCTCAGCCAGGCGATTTACCCCGAGGGAGATCCCCGTCATGGAGTTTCCAATCAGCATACCGGCGATGGGAATAAAATACTGAGGGTCATACCAGGGAGAAATTTGGATCACCACGAATAAAAAGAACAAAAGGCTGGTCAGGGTTCCCAGGACCATGGAAAGGGCCACGATTTTTTTCAGTTCCCTGCTTAAGGGGGATTTCGCCCGTTGAATAATGTTGTAGATGGCAAAGCTCTCCATTACCAAAAGAACCAACAGGGTTAAAAGGGGATACATACTCTCAAAGAGATAGACCAGTACGTATCCTACCAAAATCAGTTGCAGGGTCATGCGAATACTGGAAATCAGCACCTCTTTTTCCCGGGCAATCCCCTTCACCCGGAGGATGACCACCAGGAGAACAATAAATATGTAGGCCAGCAGGACCTGAAAAACACTTAAATCAATAATTCCATTCATGGACTTCGCCTCCTCTCACCTGTAAAATCCGGTCGGCGAAATTTTTTGCCAGGGATTTGGAATGGGTGACCATGACCAGGGTTTTATGGTGGGCCTTGGCATAGTCCACAAAGGTTTGGATGATCAGGGACTCGGTCTCGTCGTCTAAGGCCGAGGAAGGTTCATCCAACAGTAAAACCTTCGGTTCCATCAGCAGAATCCGCCCTAAGGCTAAGCGCTGTTTTTCTCCGCCGGATAGATTCTGGGCGTTTACATCTAAAGCCTTTAGAAGGTTCACTTTTTTTAGAGTTTTTTCCAATTCTTTTTCGGAAGGGAGCCCTTTCTCAGAAAACCGAAGGCCAGCTTCCAGATTATCCCGGATCGTCCCTTGGAAAATCACCGGGGTCTGGGGGAGCATAACCACTTCTCGCCGGAGCTCTACGGGGTCTATGTCCATAAGGTTCCGGTTCTGAAAGGTGATCCTTCCTCCGTCGGGGGAGATCAAGTGGTTGAGCATTCGAAGCAGGGTGGTTTTCCCGCTGCCGCTTTCTCCTACAATACAGGTGATTTCTTTTTCATGGATGGTAAGGCTCGGGACCGAGAGGATATTTTTATAGGTTGCCTGTTCAAATGAAAACATAATCAAGCCTCCTTTGAAAAATCGTCTTGCCAGTTACTAAAAAATCGGTTACAATAGATAGTAATAAAAAGGGGACATTAACTCAGTTGGGAGAGTGTTAGCTCGACAAGCTAAAAGTCACAGGTTCAAGTCCTGTATGTCCCACCAATCAAAGTATATAAGATCCTATCCTTGAAGTAAAGGGATAGGATCTTTTTATATGCTTTTTTTTGCATTTACCGGGCGGTTAGGGAACAGAGATAACACCGCTTGCTTCGGTGCTGAAAGGGCCCCTGTTATTCCAGGCCCTAAAGGCTTCCAAGGAAGTACTGCACCACTAAACTTACTACCACCACAAGGGTGGAGATGCTGATCCCGTGAATTAAGGGCTTGATGCCGGATCGGGAAAGTTCCTTGAAATTGGTCCTTAGGCCGATGGCTCCCAGGGCCATGATCATGAAAAAACGGCCCAGAGTACTTAGGGAGCCGCTTAGCGAAGCCGGAATCCATCCCGTGGAGTTCAGGCCCACCATGGCTAAAAAACCTAAAATAAACCAGGGGAAGATTTCCAGGATATGAGGGGAAGTCTTCCCGGTGCTGTGTTTTTTCGCAATCATGGAAAAAATCAGGACTACGGGAATGATGGCCAGGGTTCGGGTCAGCTTTACGATAACGGCGAAGTCCCCGGCGGCCTCCGAGTAGGAATATCCCGCGGCCACCACGGAAGAGGTGTCATTGATAGCGGTTCCCGTCCATAGACCGAAGCCTAAATCACTTAAATTCATGGCCTCTCCCATTAAGGGAAAGAGCACCACCATAAACACATCAAAGATAAAAGTGGCGGAGATGGCATAGGCTATGAACTGGTCCTTTGCCCCGATTACCGGAGCCACGGCGGCAATGGCGGAGCCGCCGCAAATCCCGGTGCCCGAGGAGATCAGTCCCGAAAGCTTCCAGTCCAGCCCCAACAGTTTGCCTAAGAGATAGCCCCCGAAAAAAGCGGCAAACAACGTAAAGACCATCACAATCAAGGAGAAACTCCCCACTTTTAGAACCTGATGAAAGCTTAAGGAGATTCCCATAAGGATAATGGCAAAGCGCAGCACCTTTTTTCCCGTAAAGGTAATGCCCGGATACAAACCTTCCCTTTGGGAAACCCAGGGGTTCAGAATCATCCCCATAAACAGGGCAATCACCCCGGCACCGATGACGTGGACGGGAAAAAGATTCGACAAAAATCGTGAAATATAGGCAATTCCCAGGGTTAACAGCAGCCCGGGGATTATTTTCTTCAGTATATACATTTTCTCACCTCGACCCATTAGTAATATTAAGCCCCGGGGAATCGATGCCGCCGGGGATAATCCTTAATAGTTTATCATAATTCAGGGAAAAGCAAAAGAATGGGTGGAAACATATTTATAAAACTAACTCTTAGTACTTAGTCTTAATTTATGATATAATAAAATATACTTTGTGAGAAGTACTAATTTATCTAAAGAAAGGTAGGAGAAAAAATGGAATTACCAAACTTAAAAATCGGAGAACTTGTAGCAAAATATCCAATCATACAGGGAGCCATGGGGGTTGGCGTATCTCTTTCTAAACTGGCGGGTACGGTGGCCAATGAAGGAGGGATCGGTGTGATCTCCGGAGTTCAAATCGGTTTTGAGGAACCGGGCTTTGAAGAGAACAATGACGCCGCTAATGTCCAGGGGCTGAGAAAGCATATTCAAAGGGCCCGGGAAATCAGCCCCGAGGGAATTTTAGGGGTGAATTTACTGGTAGCCATTCAAAATTATAAAGATATGGTAACCGCCGCGGTGGAAGAAAAGGTGGATATTATCATCTCCGGCGCGGGACTGCCGACGGAGTTGCCAAAGCTTGTGGAAGGAAGCGACACGAAAATTGCCCCCATCGTCTCCTCGGGAAAAGCCGCACGGCTTATTGCAAAGATGTGGGACCGAAAGCATCAGGTGATCCCCGATGCCGTGGTTGTGGAAGGTCCCGAAGCCGGAGGTCATTTAGGGTTTTCCAAGGAGGACCTGACAAAGCCCACGCTGCCGAATATCTATGAGTTAGTTGAAGAGGTTATTGAAGCCCTAAAACCTTTTGAAAAAAAGTATAACAAAAGCATTCCCGTAATCGCCGCAGGAGGGATTTTTGACGGGAAGGATATGGCAAAGGCTTTTAAAAAAGGGGCGGCGGGAGTACAAATCGGCACCCGCTTTGTGGCCACGGAGGAGTGCGATGCCCATCCAAACTTTAAGGAAGCCTACATTCATTCAAAAGAGGGGGAAATTGAGCTGGTAACCAGTCCTGTGGGAATGCCGGGAAGAGCTGTGGT from Isachenkonia alkalipeptolytica harbors:
- a CDS encoding ZIP family metal transporter → MQTLLYSFIAGVSTVLGVFVLVLFGNPSQKILATLLGFAGGIMLGISVFELMPEALEMGTLTITIIGFLLGVLMMFGLDKFVPHSHLSNPDDLEVENPERLKRVDNPLLRTGYLVLFGIALHNLPEGLAIGAGLESSPELGLAIAVAIALHNIPEGLAIAGPLKSGGVTTGKLLLFTLLAGLMTPLGAGIGLLIFNISPVLVGGSLAFAAGAMVYIVNDELIPQGHKMHSHLSNAGIIAGLLIAFGLL
- a CDS encoding ABC transporter permease, with product MNGIIDLSVFQVLLAYIFIVLLVVILRVKGIAREKEVLISSIRMTLQLILVGYVLVYLFESMYPLLTLLVLLVMESFAIYNIIQRAKSPLSRELKKIVALSMVLGTLTSLLFFLFVVIQISPWYDPQYFIPIAGMLIGNSMTGISLGVNRLAEGMKDQKTLVESALMLGATPKEAAKEVVDSAFDAAILPTINSMVGMGIVFLPGMMTGQILSGVSPVTAIAYQIAIMLGIVGSVSLTVILFVQLGYKSFFNERAQLKTD
- a CDS encoding ABC transporter ATP-binding protein encodes the protein MFSFEQATYKNILSVPSLTIHEKEITCIVGESGSGKTTLLRMLNHLISPDGGRITFQNRNLMDIDPVELRREVVMLPQTPVIFQGTIRDNLEAGLRFSEKGLPSEKELEKTLKKVNLLKALDVNAQNLSGGEKQRLALGRILLMEPKVLLLDEPSSALDDETESLIIQTFVDYAKAHHKTLVMVTHSKSLAKNFADRILQVRGGEVHEWNY
- a CDS encoding YeiH family protein, whose amino-acid sequence is MYILKKIIPGLLLTLGIAYISRFLSNLFPVHVIGAGVIALFMGMILNPWVSQREGLYPGITFTGKKVLRFAIILMGISLSFHQVLKVGSFSLIVMVFTLFAAFFGGYLLGKLLGLDWKLSGLISSGTGICGGSAIAAVAPVIGAKDQFIAYAISATFIFDVFMVVLFPLMGEAMNLSDLGFGLWTGTAINDTSSVVAAGYSYSEAAGDFAVIVKLTRTLAIIPVVLIFSMIAKKHSTGKTSPHILEIFPWFILGFLAMVGLNSTGWIPASLSGSLSTLGRFFMIMALGAIGLRTNFKELSRSGIKPLIHGISISTLVVVVSLVVQYFLGSL
- a CDS encoding NAD(P)H-dependent flavin oxidoreductase, whose amino-acid sequence is MELPNLKIGELVAKYPIIQGAMGVGVSLSKLAGTVANEGGIGVISGVQIGFEEPGFEENNDAANVQGLRKHIQRAREISPEGILGVNLLVAIQNYKDMVTAAVEEKVDIIISGAGLPTELPKLVEGSDTKIAPIVSSGKAARLIAKMWDRKHQVIPDAVVVEGPEAGGHLGFSKEDLTKPTLPNIYELVEEVIEALKPFEKKYNKSIPVIAAGGIFDGKDMAKAFKKGAAGVQIGTRFVATEECDAHPNFKEAYIHSKEGEIELVTSPVGMPGRAVVNQLTERIKTDNIPVEKCYNCLIPCNPKTTPYCISNALIRSVKGDVEQGLVFAGSNAYRITKMTTVKELMQELIEETKEAMGYHSESQEAPSL